The following proteins come from a genomic window of Gemmatimonas sp.:
- a CDS encoding FRG domain-containing protein → MRAIGTSQLFSYFDASAEPREAKYTEIRKGVGHPVKSFMDLAKKVAELQYRNPELELLFRGQNSDHQNLQKNSTLKPTILRSAKGSRQPPARALLHERFERLAQAEQQLVALFEAKDLLPKTQLRRQRILRWAILQHYEVCATPLLDVSRSLRIAASFATVGAENEAYIYVLGVPNLSGVLTVSIDSGIQTIKLAGICPPAALRPHIQEGYLMAEFPEMGAFDQKLEYEHYETDFGRRLVAKFRFNPKTFWADRSFPRVPQRALYPDAHDSLAKLLKSIRLPSPKAPR, encoded by the coding sequence ATGAGAGCCATTGGCACATCACAGCTCTTCAGCTACTTCGATGCTTCGGCAGAACCACGTGAGGCGAAGTACACCGAGATTCGCAAAGGTGTCGGCCATCCAGTTAAGTCGTTCATGGATCTCGCGAAGAAGGTGGCGGAGCTTCAGTACCGGAATCCTGAACTCGAATTGCTCTTTCGTGGCCAGAACAGCGACCATCAGAATCTTCAGAAGAACTCAACGCTCAAGCCGACCATTCTCCGTAGCGCAAAGGGAAGCCGCCAGCCTCCCGCGCGGGCGCTGCTTCACGAACGCTTCGAAAGGTTAGCTCAGGCGGAACAACAGCTCGTTGCTCTCTTTGAGGCGAAGGATTTACTCCCGAAGACCCAACTTCGAAGGCAGCGGATTCTTCGGTGGGCGATTCTCCAGCACTACGAGGTGTGTGCCACTCCGCTGTTGGATGTATCTCGGTCACTCAGAATCGCGGCTTCGTTCGCCACTGTTGGTGCCGAGAATGAAGCGTACATCTACGTGTTGGGTGTCCCCAATCTGAGCGGCGTCCTGACCGTCAGTATCGATTCCGGGATCCAGACCATCAAACTAGCTGGCATTTGTCCCCCCGCGGCGCTCCGGCCTCATATCCAAGAGGGCTACCTCATGGCCGAGTTCCCGGAAATGGGGGCCTTCGACCAGAAACTCGAATATGAGCATTATGAAACGGATTTCGGGCGACGTCTTGTTGCCAAGTTCCGCTTCAACCCGAAGACATTCTGGGCGGACAGAAGCTTTCCTCGTGTACCCCAGCGCGCTTTGTATCCAGATGCGCACGACAGCCTCGCCAAGCTACTGAAGTCGATCAGACTCCCTTCTCCCAAAGCGCCGCGATAA
- a CDS encoding N-6 DNA methylase, which translates to MSARSTVKAIQDLMRKDSGVDGDAQRLSQLCWMFFLKIIDDQDQQLEVMQDGYRSPIPRRLQWRTWAADPEGITGDALMAFVNDDLFPTLKELPARALSANRARVVRGVFEDAYNYMKSGHLMRQVVNKINTVDFNDLAERKHFGEVYEQLLNDLQNAGNAGEYYTPRAVTSFMVDRIDPKPGEVLFDPACGTGGFLTCAIRHMRDRYVKTVKQEQALQGGLRAVEKKPLPHMLCVTNMLLHGIEDPGFVRHDNTLARPYISWEQKDRVDIILANPPFGGKEEDGIDSNFPAHYRTKETADLFLALFIRLLKPGGRAAVVLPDGSLFGEGVKTRLKEALLAECNLHTIVRLPNSVFKPYASIGTNLLFFEKGGPTKDIWFYEHRVPREQKAYSMTKPIRQEHFAGCVEWWGGAERDGRVVTEQAWKVTADEVKARGYNLDIKNSHTVADDHGDPVRLLAELEAAEAETARLREQLKAMLAEALL; encoded by the coding sequence ATGTCAGCACGCAGCACCGTAAAGGCGATTCAGGACCTCATGCGCAAGGACAGCGGCGTCGATGGCGACGCGCAGCGTCTGTCGCAACTCTGCTGGATGTTCTTTTTAAAGATCATCGACGATCAGGACCAGCAGTTGGAAGTCATGCAGGACGGGTATCGCTCTCCCATTCCCAGACGGCTCCAGTGGCGCACGTGGGCGGCAGACCCCGAGGGGATCACGGGGGACGCGCTCATGGCGTTCGTGAACGACGACCTCTTTCCCACGCTCAAGGAACTGCCCGCCCGCGCCCTCTCAGCCAACCGGGCGCGGGTGGTGCGCGGGGTGTTCGAGGACGCGTACAACTACATGAAGAGCGGCCATCTGATGCGCCAGGTGGTGAACAAGATAAATACGGTCGACTTCAACGACCTTGCCGAGCGCAAGCACTTCGGCGAGGTGTACGAGCAGCTACTCAACGACCTGCAGAACGCCGGGAACGCGGGCGAGTACTACACCCCGCGTGCGGTGACGTCGTTCATGGTGGATCGCATCGACCCCAAGCCAGGCGAGGTACTCTTTGACCCTGCCTGCGGTACTGGTGGCTTTCTTACCTGTGCCATCCGGCACATGCGCGACCGGTACGTGAAGACAGTGAAGCAGGAACAGGCGCTGCAGGGCGGGCTGCGCGCGGTGGAGAAGAAGCCGCTGCCGCACATGCTCTGCGTGACCAACATGCTGCTTCATGGCATCGAGGACCCCGGGTTTGTGCGGCACGACAACACGCTTGCGCGCCCGTATATCAGCTGGGAGCAGAAGGACCGGGTAGATATCATCCTCGCCAATCCGCCGTTCGGCGGAAAGGAAGAGGATGGAATCGATAGCAACTTCCCAGCGCACTATCGCACCAAGGAAACGGCAGACCTGTTCCTGGCCCTGTTCATCCGCCTGCTCAAGCCCGGCGGGCGGGCGGCCGTGGTGCTGCCCGACGGGTCACTGTTCGGCGAAGGGGTGAAGACGCGGCTCAAGGAGGCGCTGCTGGCGGAGTGCAACCTGCACACCATCGTGCGGCTCCCCAACAGCGTGTTCAAGCCATACGCCAGCATCGGGACCAACTTGCTCTTCTTCGAAAAGGGTGGCCCCACGAAAGACATCTGGTTCTACGAGCACCGCGTACCAAGGGAGCAGAAGGCGTACTCCATGACGAAGCCCATTCGCCAGGAGCACTTCGCCGGCTGCGTGGAGTGGTGGGGCGGCGCCGAGCGTGATGGGCGCGTGGTGACCGAGCAGGCGTGGAAGGTGACCGCCGACGAGGTGAAGGCGCGCGGGTACAACCTCGATATCAAGAATTCGCACACGGTGGCGGATGATCACGGGGATCCGGTGCGGCTGCTGGCGGAGCTCGAGGCGGCGGAGGCGGAGACGGCGCGGTTGCGGGAGCAGCTTAAGGCGATGCTGGCGGAGGCGCTGCTGTGA
- a CDS encoding restriction endonuclease subunit S — MNSAELLALFEQLTEAPDAIQQLRQWIISLAMHGGLVPQDPSDETASRLMEMIAESKALIANRRSSKKIVGDDQTSIKPPFALPASWCWTTLDAVSSYIQRGKSPKYSTDDGALVISQRCVQWDCLDLSVAKRITFESLRAYEAERFLREGDILWNSTGTGTIGRLIRLREVPPGLVCDSHVTVVRTLIVDPDFIGLWLRSDYVYGVIEEKASGSTNQVELTARMAQGQLLPLPPLAEQHRIVAKVDELMALCDRLEAARKEREAARDRLATVSLGRLNTPDPESFVADARFAIKVVPILTARAAQIRQLRQTILNLAVRGRLVPQKPIHASSKYRSGESVLERERSEHQKAEVAPFHIPAGWSWVQLRAIVARADSGWSPKTTEIPRTGDRWGVLRVSAVSWGKFRGEENKELLPGVEPRLQAQVRRGDFLISRANTAELVARAVVVEEDPTNLMLSDKIVRLQLNNSVNRQFICMVNNSADYARAHYANLATGVSPSMKNVSRDVILDLPIPLPPLEEQCRIVEAVRSTMACCDQLEHAITARDTVRSRLLEGVLYRALSSSEMESPNAATAGHRQQLEC, encoded by the coding sequence ATGAATAGTGCGGAACTCCTTGCGCTCTTCGAACAGCTGACAGAAGCACCAGATGCCATTCAGCAGTTGCGCCAGTGGATCATCAGCCTCGCCATGCATGGTGGGCTAGTCCCGCAGGACCCTAGCGATGAAACGGCGTCGCGCCTCATGGAGATGATTGCGGAGAGCAAGGCGCTCATAGCAAACCGCAGGTCGTCGAAGAAAATCGTTGGAGATGACCAAACTTCGATAAAGCCCCCATTTGCGCTGCCCGCCAGTTGGTGCTGGACGACCCTAGATGCAGTCTCATCGTATATCCAACGAGGGAAGTCGCCGAAATACAGTACTGACGATGGAGCACTGGTCATCTCTCAACGCTGCGTCCAGTGGGATTGCCTTGACCTATCTGTTGCGAAGCGGATTACGTTTGAGTCGCTGCGCGCCTATGAGGCCGAGCGCTTTCTTCGTGAAGGCGACATTCTCTGGAATTCGACCGGAACGGGAACGATCGGCCGACTCATTCGACTACGCGAAGTCCCTCCTGGATTGGTCTGTGACAGTCACGTGACTGTTGTTCGCACTCTGATCGTTGACCCAGACTTTATTGGTCTGTGGCTACGCTCCGACTACGTTTACGGCGTGATCGAAGAGAAAGCGTCAGGTTCGACAAACCAAGTGGAGCTGACGGCCAGAATGGCGCAGGGGCAGCTGCTTCCACTGCCACCGCTAGCCGAACAGCACCGCATCGTCGCGAAGGTCGACGAGCTGATGGCGCTGTGCGACCGGCTTGAAGCCGCGCGCAAGGAACGCGAAGCCGCGCGCGACCGGCTGGCTACGGTGAGCTTGGGACGGCTTAACACGCCGGATCCGGAGTCGTTCGTCGCAGACGCGCGCTTCGCCATCAAGGTTGTGCCGATACTGACCGCGCGCGCGGCTCAGATCAGGCAGCTTCGCCAGACAATCCTAAACCTTGCGGTCCGCGGACGATTGGTACCGCAGAAGCCCATTCATGCTTCAAGCAAGTACCGGTCTGGCGAGTCAGTTCTGGAGCGTGAACGTAGCGAACATCAGAAGGCAGAAGTCGCGCCGTTTCATATACCCGCGGGCTGGTCATGGGTTCAGCTGCGAGCGATTGTTGCACGGGCGGACTCCGGCTGGAGTCCCAAGACAACGGAGATTCCGAGAACGGGTGATAGGTGGGGAGTACTCCGCGTCAGTGCAGTTTCATGGGGTAAGTTTCGGGGGGAGGAGAATAAGGAGCTTCTTCCCGGGGTGGAGCCCCGCTTGCAAGCGCAGGTACGGCGAGGCGACTTCCTGATATCTCGCGCGAATACGGCGGAGCTTGTGGCAAGGGCCGTGGTTGTCGAGGAGGATCCGACCAATCTGATGTTGAGCGACAAGATTGTTCGGCTGCAGCTCAACAATTCGGTAAATCGTCAATTCATCTGTATGGTCAACAACTCGGCTGACTATGCGCGCGCGCACTATGCCAATCTGGCAACTGGCGTCAGTCCTTCGATGAAGAATGTGTCGCGAGACGTTATCCTCGATCTACCTATCCCACTTCCACCACTGGAAGAGCAGTGTCGCATCGTTGAGGCGGTTCGCAGCACGATGGCTTGCTGCGACCAGCTTGAGCACGCCATAACGGCGCGCGACACCGTTCGAAGTCGCCTCTTGGAAGGAGTGCTCTACCGAGCATTGAGCTCATCGGAAATGGAATCGCCCAATGCTGCCACAGCGGGTCACAGACAACAGCTAGAGTGCTAG
- a CDS encoding PIN domain-containing protein yields MPRIKYCWDSGVFIAMLQDERWRGIDFDALLEVVDAFDRGQISLVTCGTAVSEVIGDSSSPQIPQLFDSLTQRPGFTMSYPGPAVVERVRRLRLEARAAGRRLKTPDCNFIATALLLRCDALHSFDDQLLSLSGSDLVDGLVITKPREAQTVLAL; encoded by the coding sequence ATGCCGAGGATTAAGTACTGCTGGGACTCGGGCGTGTTCATTGCCATGCTCCAGGACGAGCGATGGCGAGGTATTGATTTTGACGCATTGCTCGAAGTAGTCGACGCTTTCGATCGCGGACAGATTTCATTAGTCACCTGCGGAACGGCGGTCAGCGAGGTTATCGGCGACAGTTCATCCCCTCAGATCCCACAGCTGTTCGACTCCTTAACACAACGCCCAGGGTTTACCATGTCTTATCCGGGGCCGGCAGTTGTAGAACGGGTGCGGCGCCTGCGCTTGGAGGCCCGTGCAGCAGGACGTCGACTGAAGACTCCGGACTGCAATTTTATTGCAACTGCACTTCTTCTCCGCTGTGACGCACTCCACTCTTTTGACGATCAGCTACTCTCACTGAGCGGCTCCGATCTCGTGGATGGGCTTGTCATTACTAAGCCACGAGAAGCACAGACAGTTCTAGCACTCTAG
- a CDS encoding restriction endonuclease, translated as MVLFIEQSLSGFGVEVRESAMVAPVDGGAHVEIDVLLEAAVGPRKLRIAIECRDHKRPATKEWINEIVGKYAVLPIDRVIAVSRSGFTKGAIQRAVGGRVTLTSLSEAQEADWPRIMHGWRTTVVELHPQPRRVQLELVNASRPSDVEDLTNAAIADASGRVISSVLADAKALYAAHARRRLGEWLANEPRIWVELDDHPWVVALDFEARDRYLVHRGGELLQIARLTVEVECVVVVQNLAPEFYRYEGAAIVVSHDDSQDGTRTTFSMIIDPAAGQPYSLNVRRFRR; from the coding sequence TTGGTTCTGTTTATCGAACAGAGCCTATCAGGCTTTGGTGTTGAAGTCCGAGAATCCGCTATGGTTGCGCCCGTTGATGGTGGGGCTCATGTCGAAATAGACGTACTTCTCGAGGCTGCCGTTGGCCCCCGCAAACTCAGGATTGCTATCGAATGCAGAGACCACAAGCGACCGGCGACCAAGGAGTGGATAAACGAGATCGTTGGGAAATATGCCGTTCTCCCGATCGATAGAGTCATCGCTGTCAGCCGGAGCGGGTTTACCAAGGGAGCTATCCAGAGAGCTGTGGGCGGAAGAGTGACCCTCACATCGCTAAGCGAGGCACAAGAGGCCGACTGGCCGAGAATCATGCACGGCTGGCGTACGACAGTTGTCGAACTGCATCCGCAGCCTCGAAGAGTTCAACTAGAGCTCGTGAATGCTTCCAGGCCCTCTGACGTAGAAGATCTCACCAACGCGGCCATAGCTGACGCTAGCGGCAGAGTGATATCTTCTGTACTTGCCGACGCCAAAGCTCTATACGCCGCGCACGCTCGGCGGCGACTTGGAGAATGGCTCGCTAATGAACCCCGGATATGGGTCGAACTGGATGACCATCCCTGGGTGGTTGCTCTCGACTTCGAGGCCCGCGACAGGTACTTGGTGCACCGAGGCGGCGAACTCCTCCAAATCGCTCGGTTAACAGTCGAAGTAGAATGCGTAGTGGTAGTACAGAACCTTGCTCCAGAGTTCTATCGCTACGAGGGAGCGGCGATCGTTGTATCTCACGACGATTCACAAGACGGTACAAGAACCACATTCAGCATGATTATCGATCCAGCTGCAGGCCAACCGTATTCGCTAAACGTTCGACGCTTTCGCCGGTAG
- a CDS encoding HigA family addiction module antitoxin yields the protein MSVPNTRPLERRPIHPGEILREEFLPEYDLTVSAFAEAAGVSRQSMNELLRERRAVSPEMALRLGKLFGNTPEFWLNLQRNVDLWDAARDLKREIANIQPLRVA from the coding sequence ATGAGCGTCCCCAACACCCGCCCGCTGGAGCGCCGTCCAATTCACCCGGGTGAGATCCTCCGCGAGGAGTTCCTACCGGAGTACGACCTCACGGTTTCGGCGTTCGCGGAAGCCGCTGGCGTGTCGCGGCAGTCCATGAACGAACTGCTTCGCGAGCGGCGCGCCGTCAGCCCGGAAATGGCCCTGCGGCTCGGCAAGCTCTTCGGGAACACGCCGGAGTTCTGGCTGAACCTGCAGCGCAATGTCGATCTCTGGGATGCCGCCCGCGATCTCAAGCGCGAGATCGCGAACATCCAGCCTCTCCGCGTCGCGTAA
- a CDS encoding type II toxin-antitoxin system RelE/ParE family toxin yields the protein MIKSFADGQTEELSRTGTAKKVPADVARRALRKLDAIHAARQVTDLRVPPGNRLHALKGDREGQHAIAVNDQWRICFRSLDGDAYDVEFCDYH from the coding sequence GTGATCAAGAGCTTTGCCGACGGGCAAACGGAGGAGTTGTCTCGAACAGGTACGGCCAAGAAAGTGCCCGCCGACGTAGCGCGGCGGGCTCTCCGGAAGCTCGACGCCATTCATGCCGCGCGTCAGGTTACCGACTTGCGTGTACCGCCTGGGAATCGGCTCCATGCGCTCAAAGGAGACCGCGAAGGCCAACATGCCATCGCGGTCAACGATCAATGGCGCATCTGCTTCCGCTCTCTCGACGGCGATGCGTACGACGTCGAGTTCTGCGACTACCACTAG
- a CDS encoding TA system VapC family ribonuclease toxin, whose amino-acid sequence MQSFDTHVLLYAINRDCAEHEPCRALIAEALDTPSDWVVAEQLWFELYRLLRHPNVLQRPLDAATAANTVAWYRDKSGWQQCAWSPGQMPRLHAQWSLNDFPARRTFDAVLALTLRANGVTRFYTRNVRDFAGVGFAEVVDPVIVRAL is encoded by the coding sequence GTGCAGAGCTTTGATACCCACGTCCTGCTCTACGCCATCAATCGGGACTGTGCCGAACACGAACCGTGCCGGGCCCTGATTGCCGAGGCGCTCGATACGCCCAGCGATTGGGTCGTCGCCGAGCAGCTGTGGTTCGAGCTGTATCGCCTGCTGCGGCATCCGAATGTGCTGCAGCGTCCGCTCGATGCGGCAACCGCGGCCAACACGGTAGCGTGGTACCGTGACAAGAGCGGGTGGCAGCAGTGCGCCTGGTCGCCGGGGCAAATGCCGCGCCTGCATGCACAGTGGTCACTCAACGATTTTCCCGCGCGCCGCACCTTCGATGCTGTACTGGCGCTCACGCTGCGCGCGAATGGGGTGACGCGGTTCTACACACGGAACGTGCGTGACTTTGCGGGGGTCGGGTTTGCCGAGGTCGTGGATCCAGTCATCGTAAGGGCGCTCTGA
- a CDS encoding amidohydrolase family protein, with amino-acid sequence MRHQAAMNNDTNLSRREVIARGALGALPLLGIPQLAHAQPAHAQPAQPPRAVRPPRTRDYIIDASAALVWRDNVPTLIGECSVRVRGNDIVDVREGRLPAGNTPRINATGQLLLPGFISGHTHAASGSPTRGLIEEGRSYQRPIELLEALPDDLLDDITAYNVAELLRSGCTTHVEMSLSLKQAQSYVRVARRWHVRGYPGGMVPGTARLFPIWRRSNDAVLTASVPDTLAEIDANRRFARAVNGAEEGLIRPMMTPHAADTHTPETMRAMIDGARALGNGMHTHLAQGAGEVRTVQRLYGQSPAQWLESLGAFDMPFFGAHMTGATAADWEVLKRHGGVYAHCPSGGGAGNSSGTQPYPEALAAGVRVNVGIDTHSNDYLENLKLAIICGRARARLLNGMPGRTGAPLSMPSMRDAVHGATHVAADALRRPDLGRIAVGAKADLCTVDVSGLLVGSGAVGPEPLSNLLYASGANVRHVITQGYVQLWGGQLVVDDQTQVQQRGAKAVQQIWAQLRAEGWFGR; translated from the coding sequence ATGCGCCATCAAGCTGCCATGAACAACGACACCAACCTCTCCCGCCGCGAAGTGATCGCCCGGGGTGCCCTGGGCGCCCTGCCGCTGCTCGGCATACCGCAGCTGGCCCACGCGCAGCCGGCCCACGCGCAGCCGGCACAACCCCCGCGCGCCGTGCGACCGCCCCGCACGCGCGATTACATCATTGACGCCTCAGCGGCGCTTGTATGGCGGGATAATGTGCCGACGCTGATCGGCGAATGCTCGGTGCGGGTGCGCGGCAACGACATCGTAGACGTGCGCGAAGGGCGCCTGCCGGCAGGGAACACGCCCCGCATCAACGCCACGGGTCAGCTGCTGCTGCCGGGGTTCATCTCGGGGCACACACACGCGGCCAGTGGCAGCCCCACCCGCGGGCTCATCGAGGAGGGGCGGTCGTATCAGCGTCCCATCGAGCTGTTGGAGGCGCTCCCCGACGACCTGCTCGACGACATCACGGCGTACAACGTGGCCGAACTGCTGCGCTCGGGGTGCACCACGCACGTGGAGATGAGTCTCAGCCTCAAGCAGGCGCAAAGCTACGTGCGGGTGGCGCGGCGCTGGCACGTGCGCGGCTATCCGGGGGGCATGGTGCCGGGCACGGCGCGGCTCTTCCCTATCTGGCGGCGCAGCAACGACGCGGTGCTCACCGCGAGTGTGCCCGACACGCTCGCCGAAATCGACGCCAACCGGCGCTTCGCGCGTGCGGTGAACGGCGCCGAGGAGGGGCTGATACGGCCCATGATGACCCCGCACGCGGCCGACACGCACACGCCAGAGACCATGCGCGCCATGATCGACGGGGCACGCGCGCTGGGGAACGGCATGCACACGCATCTGGCGCAGGGGGCGGGGGAGGTGCGCACGGTGCAGCGGCTGTACGGGCAGTCGCCGGCGCAGTGGCTGGAGTCACTCGGCGCTTTCGACATGCCCTTCTTCGGCGCGCACATGACCGGCGCCACGGCCGCCGACTGGGAGGTGCTGAAGCGCCACGGGGGTGTGTACGCGCATTGCCCCAGTGGTGGTGGCGCGGGCAACTCGAGCGGCACGCAGCCGTACCCCGAGGCGCTGGCCGCGGGGGTGCGCGTGAACGTGGGAATCGACACGCACAGCAACGACTATCTGGAGAACCTCAAGCTGGCGATCATTTGCGGTCGCGCACGGGCGCGGCTGCTGAACGGCATGCCGGGGCGCACGGGGGCGCCGCTTTCCATGCCCAGTATGCGCGACGCGGTGCACGGCGCCACACACGTGGCGGCCGACGCGCTGCGTCGCCCCGACCTGGGGCGCATTGCCGTGGGTGCCAAGGCCGACCTGTGCACGGTAGATGTGAGCGGGCTGCTGGTGGGCAGTGGTGCCGTGGGCCCCGAGCCGCTCAGCAACCTGCTGTACGCGAGCGGTGCGAACGTGCGGCACGTGATCACGCAGGGGTACGTGCAGCTGTGGGGCGGGCAGCTGGTGGTGGACGACCAGACGCAGGTGCAGCAGCGCGGCGCCAAGGCGGTGCAGCAGATCTGGGCGCAGCTGCGGGCGGAGGGGTGGTTCGGGCGGTGA
- a CDS encoding PIN domain-containing protein → MTYAVDTSVVLRLLTGEPIEQAESAKQALERQPHAVHISALVVGESYFALRHHYHVPHELAVESLLALLTSDRVAAVGGVREALIAAHTTQHPGVMDRLILADANTEDCELLTFDKRLATLEGARLLR, encoded by the coding sequence GTGACATACGCCGTCGACACCTCGGTCGTGTTGCGGCTGCTGACCGGTGAGCCGATCGAGCAAGCGGAGTCGGCCAAGCAGGCATTGGAGCGGCAGCCGCATGCGGTGCACATATCGGCGCTCGTCGTGGGCGAGAGCTACTTCGCGCTACGCCATCATTACCACGTGCCGCATGAGTTGGCCGTCGAGTCACTGCTCGCCCTGCTGACCAGTGATCGCGTCGCCGCGGTCGGTGGTGTTCGCGAAGCGCTGATCGCGGCGCATACCACTCAACACCCCGGCGTCATGGATCGGCTCATTCTTGCCGATGCGAATACCGAAGACTGCGAGCTGCTCACGTTCGACAAGCGTCTCGCGACGCTTGAGGGCGCTCGACTGCTGCGCTGA